TGCTGGGGATCGTGCTCTTTCTCGCTGCTTGGGAATACATCGGGCAGAACCAGCTCGCAGGGCTGACATGGCCGCCGCTGACAACTGTCATCGCCTATCTCACTGATCCCGACCGTCGGCCGCTCTTCCTGCGGGCAACGAGTGCGACCTTCTCCATGGTCGGCCTAGGTTATCTGCTTGGGGCTCTTCTGGGGGCGCTAGTGGCGGGGCTGGCACACCTGGTGCAACCCATGCGCGAAGGATTGGGCCGCCTCTCCTCCGTTATCAATGCAGTGCCGTCAATCGCACTCGCCCCACTTTTCATCGTGCTGCTTAGCCAAGAATGGACGGGCATGGCTATCGCGACGCTCAACGTCTACTTCGTCATCTTTGTCGCCGCCGGCTCGGGACTTAATGCTGCCTCTACGGCCCACCACGATCTCTTCACAACCTTCGGATCAAATCGTTTTCTTCGTTTACTCCAGCTGGAGCTTCCGGCGGCATTGCCTGCCCTGGTCTCGGGCCTCAAATACGCGGTCCCGGCATCCTTCATCGGCGCGATCATCGGGGAATGGTTTGGATCTTCGCGCGGATTAGGCCTCCTCATGGTCTCTTCGATGCAGAATTTTCAAATCCCCCTTCTATGGAGTGCAGTCGTCATTGCCGCAGCAGGCTCCCTCTCGGCCTTTGGGTTGATGGGGCTGATCGAACGCTTCGTTTATGGGAGGTTCCGCTGATGACATCGCTCATAAACGTCCTGCGAACGGGGATCTCCCGCTACTGGGGAGTTATCCTTGTGCTCGGGATCTGGCAGCTCTGGGTGAGCGTCACGGGTGTCAACGCGATAGTTATGCCCCGGCCGCTCGATGTCCTGCGGGACCTTGTAGGAAATCCAAGCGTCTATCTCCACAACGGCGGCCAGACCCTTGGCCTGGCCGTTGCAGGACTCGCGGCCGGAATGGCGCTTGGCACCCTGATTGCGGCGGTTGCGTGGTTCTCGCGGCTTCTCTCAGGGATGCTGGTGCCGCTGGCAATGATCTTTTCTTCAATTCCTGTAGTAGCACTCATCCCGGTAATCGCCCGCATTCTTGGCTACAACCTCACAACTGTTTTCGCGATCATTGTAATTATCTCGTTCTTCCCCGCCTTCGTCTTCACCTCCGCGGGCTTGAGAGCGTTGCCCCGCGGGTCGGAAGACCTTTTTCATGTCCTTGGGGCTAACAAGATGTCCAAGTTCCTGCATCTGGTTTTGCCTGCGGCTGTGCCAAACTGGATGATCGCGCTACGCCTCGCGGCACCTTCGGCTATTCTCTCGGCTATGGTAGCAGAGTTCCTCATGGGTCAGAGCGGGCTCGGGTATCTCTTTAGGCAGTCCGCAGGCGACTTCGATACCGAGAGGGCCTTCGGCACTTCTGTCGTGGCCACGATGATCTCTGTCATCTCTTTCACTCTTTCTCTGCAGGCGGAGCGCCGCGTCTCCGCACGTTGGAGGTAGACAAATGGGCAATCGTTCAATCTATCTTGCAGGGCCAGAAGTCTTTCTTCCAGACGCGCGCGACGTAATGCGTGAGAAGCGCCGCCTCGCCCGTGAGTATGGCTTCGAGCCGACAGGCCCCGGCAGCGACGAGGCCGAAGCTCCCGCAGGCCCGGTTTTCGCATCAGCAATATATGCCCGAAACGATGAAGCAATGCGAAGATCCGCTTTCTGCCTTGCAAACGTCACCCCCTTCCGCGGTATTAGCGCCGACGCGGGCACCGTTTATGAGATAGGCTTCATGATCGCGTTGGGACGGCGGGTCTGGGCCTATACAAACGACCCGCACGATTATGGCGAGCGTGTGCGAGCGAGTTGGTATGGCGGCCACGTTGACATATTTGAAGGCGGCCTCGTTCGCGGGTCTGACGGGTTAATGATTGAAAGCCATGGGAAGGCTGACAATCTGATGATCGACGCGGGCATCGAGAGGCAGGGCGGAAGGGTCCTACGGAACACGAGGGCCGCCGCCGCAGTATCCGATCCCGCACGCGATCTTTCCGTCTTCGAAAAGTGCCTGCAAGAGATGGCGTTGCAAATTCACGAGTGACCTGCCCCCCGGTCGTCCCTCGTTCATAACGAGAGTCCTTGGGTTGATAGTGGTCGGTTTCGGGCTGGGCAAGCGCGCCGGGCGCGGAGCCCTCAGATTGCTCAAGCGCCCGGCGCGCTTCTGCTGGCGTCTTGTTGCCCAGCGAGGAATGAACCGCTCCGGGTTTGCCGGAGGCTGTTTGGTTTAAGTTATGCGGCTATGGTCTTAGTTACCAGAGCTGCGTAGAAGTTTGCCTCTGCTTCCGCTGGTGGGATGTTCCCGATGGGCTCGAGGAGGCGGCGATTGTTGAACCAGTCGACCCATTCGGGAGTGTCATGAACTATGTGTATCTGGCCCGGCCCATGCGGTTTCAGATACTCAAGCGTCGAAGCGCTCGCCGAACATTATGGCGAACTGGTTGCGGGCTGCAAACCATTCCCGGACATTTCGGCCATCCTTTTCGAATTTGCGGATTGCCAGATAGATCAACTTGGTTGCGGCCTCGTCGGTCGGGAAGGAGCCCCGCGTCTTGATCGTTTTCCGGATCACGCGGTTCAAGCTTTCTATGGCATTCGTGGTGTAGATGATTTTCCGGATCGCGGGATCGAAACCAAAGAACGGGATCACCTCCTGCCATGCCCGGCGCCAGGCCGGGGCGATGGAGGCGTATTTCCCGGCCCATTTCTCCTCGAAGGCATCGAGCTCGGCCTCGGCCATATCGGCGGTCGGGGCACTGTAAATCCGGCGTAGGTCCGCAGCCACGGCCTTGCGGTCCTTCCAAGAGCAGAAATTCAGGGAATGGCGCACCAGATGCACGATGCAGGTCTGGACCATGGCGTCCGGGAACGCGGCGGTGATGGCCTCAGGAAAGCCCTTCAGCCCGTCCACGACCGCGATCAGGATGTCCTGCACGCCCCGGTTCTTCAACTCGTTCATCACCGAGAGCCAGAATTTGGCGCCCTCGTTCTCGGCGGTCCACAGGCCCAGAACCTCACGGCTCCCATCACGGGTGACGCCCAGGGCGACGTAGACGGCCTTATTCTTCACTGTCCGGCTGTCGGCGTCACGGATCTTCACCCGTAGAGCGTCGAAGATCACGATGGGATACATCCGATCCAGCGCGCGGGTCTGCCATTCCCTGACCTCGTCCAGCACCGCATCGGTGACGCGGCTGATCAGGTCGGGCGAGACCTTCAGGCCGTAGAGATCAAGCAGGTGAGCCTGGATGTCCCGGACCGTCAGCCCGGCCGCATAAAGCCCGATGATCTTGTCATCGATCCCGTCGATCCGGGTCTGGCCCTTCTTCACCAGCTCGGGCTCGAAGCTGCTGTCGCGGTCGCGAGGCACCGCCAGCGGCAGTTCGCCGTCTTGGCTCTTCAGCACCTTGCTCGAGGCGCCATTGCGGCGGTTGGTCTGGCCGGGTGGAGCGTCTTTGCCTTCCTCGTAGCCAAGATGCGCCGTCAGCTCCGCGCCCAGCATTCGTTCCATGAGCTTGATCTTCAGCTCTTTCATCAGCCCGGCATCGCCGAGCAGATCCTCAGGGCGCTCCACACCCTTAAGCAGTTCGTCCAAGATGTCTTTCGAAATAGTCATTCATGCTTCCTTTCGGTGCAGCATGAACCGGATCAGCCATACACAAAAGGTCGGACACTCTCCCCATTCCAGAGTGGCGTATTCCACGGCGTCCAGACTGCGCCACGGGCCACGGCGGTGGATGACCTCCGCCTTGAAGAGACCATTGATTGTCTCGGCCAAAGCGTTGTCATAGCTGTCACCGACGCTGCCGACCGAGGGTTCGATTCCTGCCTCGGCCAAGCGTTCGGTGTATTTTATCGCCAAGTATTGCGATCCGCGGTCTGAGTGATGGATCAGTCCCACACCAGGCTGCCGCTGATGAACAGCCTGTTCCAAAGCGTCGAGAACGAAGCCTGTGTGAGCCGTGCGGCTGACGCGCCACCCAACGATCCGGCGCGCGAACGTGTCGATCACGAATGCCACATAAACGAACCCTTGCCAGGTGGCGACATAGGTGAAATCGCTGACCCAGAGCATGTTCGGTGCCGGCACCCGGAATTGCCGGTTTACCTTGTCCATCGGGCACGGCTGCTTCTTGTCAGGGATCGTCGTTTTATGCGGCTTGCCCCGGATGACGCCCTGCAGGCCCAAATCCTTCATCAACCGGGCTATCGTGCATCGGGCCACATCAAATCCTTCCCGCCGCATCTGGCGCCAGACTTTGCGCACGCCATAGACCTTGTAATTCTCATCGAACACGCGCTCGATCTCGGGGCGAAGCTCGTCGTCGCGCTTGAACCGATCCGAGCGCAGATCAGGGTCGGCCCGTTTGGCCAGATGATCGTAGTATGTGGACGGGGCAATCGGCAGGTGCTTGCAGATCGGCTCGACCCCGAGCTCTCCACGATAATCGTCGATAAAGGCGATCATGACTTCGGTCGGCGGTCGAGCTCCGCCATCGCAAAATACGCCGACGCCTTCCGCAGGATCTCATTCGCCTGCTTGAGTTCGCGGTTCTCGCGCTCCAGCGCCTTCATCTTCTCGGCCATCTCGGTACTGACCCCAGCACGGTCGCCACGATCAATCTCTGCCTTTTTGACCCAGTCATTCAGCGTGTTCGTCGAACAGCCTATCTTCGCCGAGATCGATACGATCGCTTGCCAGCGGCTCTCATGCTGACCGGCGTTGTCCAAAACCATACGAACCGCTCGCTCGCGCACTTCAGGGGAATATTTGTTCGTTGTCTTGCTCATGATGCTCCATCCTACTCAAGAGTTGGAGCCTCCGGCAAACCCGGAGCGGTTCAGAATGCCCGGAATGTAGCACCCAAATTCGACAAAATCGCGGAGGGGGCCAACCGCCGAAGGGGGCCATACGGCGTAGCGTATGGTTACGACGTGGCGCGATCAGTCGAAAAGCGGCACCGTGACGTCTGCCGTCTCGAACAGATAGTCGCGCGAGGCGACGATCTGGTTGCGTAGGGCGGCAATGTCATGCCCGACGATGGCGCCTTTCCATTTCTTGATCTGGCCTGCCACCAGCACGCTTTCCACGTTCGAGCGTTCCATCAGTGTCACCACCGCACCAGCGGCGTTGTTCAGCGGCGCCACGTTCAGCGCGTCAGCGTCCAGCAAAATGATGTCGGCCTCCTTACCGGGCGTCAACGATCCGGTCTTGTGGTCCAGCTTGAGGCCCGCAGCGCCATTGATCGTGGCGAAGGTGATCGCCTCGCGCACGCTCATCAACGCGGGTGCCGCCTCGGGCCCCTGTTCCAGCGCGGTCTGGTTCGCCATCATCCGCTGCACGGTCATCAGGCCGCGCATCTGGGTAAAGAAATCCGCCGTCATGGTGCATTCGACATCCACCGACAGCGACGGTGCCATACCCATGTCGATCGCCTTCTGGATCGGCGGCATCCCATGGCGCATCTGCATTTCGATTGGCACCGCGAGCGAGACATGCGCGCCCACCTCTTGCGCACGGGCCCAAGCCGCATCGGACATGCCGGTCATGTGGATGAACAGGTGCTTGTCGGTGTAATGCGGGATCAGCGCATCCATCGTCTCGCGCATGCCCAGAGATCCCACCACA
The nucleotide sequence above comes from Celeribacter indicus. Encoded proteins:
- a CDS encoding ABC transporter permease, translated to MTLSRERAQDVFYGVLGIVLFLAAWEYIGQNQLAGLTWPPLTTVIAYLTDPDRRPLFLRATSATFSMVGLGYLLGALLGALVAGLAHLVQPMREGLGRLSSVINAVPSIALAPLFIVLLSQEWTGMAIATLNVYFVIFVAAGSGLNAASTAHHDLFTTFGSNRFLRLLQLELPAALPALVSGLKYAVPASFIGAIIGEWFGSSRGLGLLMVSSMQNFQIPLLWSAVVIAAAGSLSAFGLMGLIERFVYGRFR
- a CDS encoding nucleoside 2-deoxyribosyltransferase, with the translated sequence MGNRSIYLAGPEVFLPDARDVMREKRRLAREYGFEPTGPGSDEAEAPAGPVFASAIYARNDEAMRRSAFCLANVTPFRGISADAGTVYEIGFMIALGRRVWAYTNDPHDYGERVRASWYGGHVDIFEGGLVRGSDGLMIESHGKADNLMIDAGIERQGGRVLRNTRAAAAVSDPARDLSVFEKCLQEMALQIHE
- a CDS encoding IS256 family transposase, which translates into the protein MTISKDILDELLKGVERPEDLLGDAGLMKELKIKLMERMLGAELTAHLGYEEGKDAPPGQTNRRNGASSKVLKSQDGELPLAVPRDRDSSFEPELVKKGQTRIDGIDDKIIGLYAAGLTVRDIQAHLLDLYGLKVSPDLISRVTDAVLDEVREWQTRALDRMYPIVIFDALRVKIRDADSRTVKNKAVYVALGVTRDGSREVLGLWTAENEGAKFWLSVMNELKNRGVQDILIAVVDGLKGFPEAITAAFPDAMVQTCIVHLVRHSLNFCSWKDRKAVAADLRRIYSAPTADMAEAELDAFEEKWAGKYASIAPAWRRAWQEVIPFFGFDPAIRKIIYTTNAIESLNRVIRKTIKTRGSFPTDEAATKLIYLAIRKFEKDGRNVREWFAARNQFAIMFGERFDA
- a CDS encoding ABC transporter permease; amino-acid sequence: MTSLINVLRTGISRYWGVILVLGIWQLWVSVTGVNAIVMPRPLDVLRDLVGNPSVYLHNGGQTLGLAVAGLAAGMALGTLIAAVAWFSRLLSGMLVPLAMIFSSIPVVALIPVIARILGYNLTTVFAIIVIISFFPAFVFTSAGLRALPRGSEDLFHVLGANKMSKFLHLVLPAAVPNWMIALRLAAPSAILSAMVAEFLMGQSGLGYLFRQSAGDFDTERAFGTSVVATMISVISFTLSLQAERRVSARWR